From Eremothecium sinecaudum strain ATCC 58844 chromosome III, complete sequence:
ACAATGAAGACTGGATGAGGAAGTACAGAGGTCAGTCGCGGTTAGTGCTACGCCCTCGGAGTACTGAAAATGTGTCGAAGATTCTTTCCTACTGTAATGAACAGAAGATTGCTGTCGTGCCTCAGGGTGGTAACACTGGATTAGTGGGCGGCTCTGTCCCAGTTTTCGATGAGGTTGTGCTCAGTACCTCTCAACTTAACAAAGTTCGTCATTTTGACGAAGTGAGTGGGATTCTCAAGTGTGATGCGGGTCTAATTCTTGAAAATGCTGACCAATTTCTCGCAGAGAAGGGTCATATTTTTCCACTAGACTTGGGAGCCAAGGGTTCATGCCAAGTTGGTGGTTTAGTAGCAACTAATGCTGGTGGTTTGAGACTGTTGCGGTACGGTTCATTGCACGGCAGTGTGTTGGGTTTGGAAGTGGTCTTGCCTAATGGTGAAATTGTAAGCTCTATGGATGCTCTTCGTAAAGATAATACTGGCTACGATATCAAACAACTATTTATTGGTTCTGAGGGAACACTAGGTGTTATTACAGGTGTTTCTATACTGTGTCCACCACGGCCATTGGCATTTAATGTTTGCTACCTTGGTGTTGACAGTTATGAGACAGTTCAGAAAGTGTTCACTAAGGCTAGAAGTGAACTAGGTGAAGTTCTCTCTGCGTTTGAATTTATGGATGCAAGCTCTCAGAAATTGACTAAGCATCACCTAAAGAATGTGCCCTCTCCACTAGAAGATGAGTTTCCGTTTTACATTTTGATCGAAACCTCGGGATCTAATAAGGAACACGATGATGCAAAGTTGGAGACTTTCTTAGAGAATGCCATGAACGAAGAATTAGTTTTAGATGGTATCATTGCACAAGATGAGACCGATTTCCGCAATATCTGGCAATGGAGAGAATTCATTCCAGAGGCTAGTACTGCTGGAGGTGGTGTTTATAAATATGATGTCTCTTTGCCACTGAAGGATTTGTATTCACTAGTGGAAGCTGCAAATGAGGAATTGGACAAGAAGGGATTGATGAGTATGGAAGATTCCAGCAAACCCGTTATAACATCAATAGGATATGGACACCTCGGTGACGGTAACCTACATCTAAATGTTGCAGTTAGAGGTTATTGTAAGGAAGTCGAGGCTGCACTAGAGCCATTTGTATACGAATATGTTGCCTCAAAGAATGGTTCTATCAGTGCTGAACATGGATTGGGCTTCCAGAAAAAGAGGTACATCTCTTATAGCAAATCTGAACCGGAAATCCG
This genomic window contains:
- the DLD2 gene encoding D-lactate dehydrogenase (Syntenic homolog of Ashbya gossypii ACL021C; Syntenic homolog of Saccharomyces cerevisiae YDL178W (DLD2)); the protein is MVPGSLRTLLAGCGATVVRPILLRHAGHSLRSNCSSKLVLLSRHYSSGGAPRLTADANPYVKRADFKRLSVDDISYFKSILSAQEILEAGDEENLEFYNEDWMRKYRGQSRLVLRPRSTENVSKILSYCNEQKIAVVPQGGNTGLVGGSVPVFDEVVLSTSQLNKVRHFDEVSGILKCDAGLILENADQFLAEKGHIFPLDLGAKGSCQVGGLVATNAGGLRLLRYGSLHGSVLGLEVVLPNGEIVSSMDALRKDNTGYDIKQLFIGSEGTLGVITGVSILCPPRPLAFNVCYLGVDSYETVQKVFTKARSELGEVLSAFEFMDASSQKLTKHHLKNVPSPLEDEFPFYILIETSGSNKEHDDAKLETFLENAMNEELVLDGIIAQDETDFRNIWQWREFIPEASTAGGGVYKYDVSLPLKDLYSLVEAANEELDKKGLMSMEDSSKPVITSIGYGHLGDGNLHLNVAVRGYCKEVEAALEPFVYEYVASKNGSISAEHGLGFQKKRYISYSKSEPEIRIMKALRRQFDPNGILNPYKYL